The Acidaminococcus fermentans DSM 20731 sequence CAGCATTTCCCGGGTCTTCTGCTTCAGCAGATCCTTGTCCCCCCGGGTTTCCACATTCAGCCGCACCACCGGTTCCGTATTGGATTTCCGCAGGTTGAACCGCCATTCATTGTACACCACGCTGAGCCCGTCCATCCGGTCCTGGATGCCGGAGCGGAAATGGCTGGACAGCCGTTCCAGCACTTCGTCCGCATCCTTCACCTTCAGGTTGATCTCCCCGCTGCAGGGATACTCATTGATCCGGGCATCCACCAGCTGGGACAGGGTCATGCCGGAGGTGGACAGCAGGGAAATCAGCAGCAGCCAGGGGATCATCCCGCTGTCGCAGTAGGAGAAATCCCGGAAATAATGATGGGCGCTCATTTCGCCCCCGTAGAGCACGCCCTGCCGGCGCATGCATTCCTTGATGAAGGCATGGCCGCTCTTGCAGCGCACCGGCTGGCCGTCGTACCGGGCAATGATATCTTCCGTGTTCCAGGTGAGCCGGGGATCGTAGAGGATCTTGCTCCCGGGATGCTTCTGGAGGAAATACTGGGCAAAGAGCCCCACCAGATAGTACCCTTCGATGAACCGGCCGTTTTCGTCAAAGAAAAAGCACCGGTCGAAATCCCCGTCCCAGGCAATCCCCAGGTCGGCGCCATTTTCCTTGACCGCTTCCGAAGTGGCCGCCCGGTTTTCCGTCAGCAGCGGATTGGGGACTCCGTTGGGGAAGGTGCCGTCCGGAGTGTCGTTGATCAGGATGAACTGGCAGGGCAGGTGCTTGGCCAGTTCCTTCACAATGGGACCGGCACCCCCGTTCCCCGGATTGGCCACGATCCTCAGAGGCAGCAGGGTCTTCACATTGATATAGGAAAGAAGATGGTCCACATAGCTGGGGACGATGTCCACTTCTTCATAGGATCCCCGGGTTTCCGCCTTGGGCACCCGGGTCTCGAAATCCTCCGCCGCCACCAGTTCCGCCAGCTCCTTCAGCCCCGTATCCGCAGAAATGGGCCGGGCTTCGGAGCGGACCAGTTTCATACCGTTGTAGTCCTTGGGATTGTGGCTGGCGGTGATCATCATGCC is a genomic window containing:
- a CDS encoding phosphomannomutase/phosphoglucomutase, which translates into the protein MISTKAFKAYDIRGIVPSEVNEELAYRLGRALAWKLQAKKLVVGHDIRLSGPSLSEAAVRGMRDAGADVLDLGQCGTEMIYFATAHLKTDGGMMITASHNPKDYNGMKLVRSEARPISADTGLKELAELVAAEDFETRVPKAETRGSYEEVDIVPSYVDHLLSYINVKTLLPLRIVANPGNGGAGPIVKELAKHLPCQFILINDTPDGTFPNGVPNPLLTENRAATSEAVKENGADLGIAWDGDFDRCFFFDENGRFIEGYYLVGLFAQYFLQKHPGSKILYDPRLTWNTEDIIARYDGQPVRCKSGHAFIKECMRRQGVLYGGEMSAHHYFRDFSYCDSGMIPWLLLISLLSTSGMTLSQLVDARINEYPCSGEINLKVKDADEVLERLSSHFRSGIQDRMDGLSVVYNEWRFNLRKSNTEPVVRLNVETRGDKDLLKQKTREMLELIGGERA